Genomic segment of Actinomycetota bacterium:
AGCAGAGCGAGCAGCACCGGGAACCCCAGGAGCAGGACGGCACCCGACGCGATCAGGCCGATGATGGCGATCGTGCCGGGTCCGAGCGCGAGCGCCGGCACCCAGAGGTCTCCGCGAGCCTGGTCCGTCTCGAGGTTGACCGCGTCCAGGAACAGCACCAGCGCGAGCGTGACGGTCGCCACGACCTCGAGGGCCGGGTCGTGGGGCTCGACCTGCAGGGCCCCCACGCCCCGAGGGCCGAGCAGGAAGCCCAGGCCAAGGAAGATCATCGGGAAGGACAGCGGCGCGCGTTCGACGATGCCCGCGGCGAGCGCGGAGAGCGTGAGGACCCCGGCCAGGAGCGCGAAGCCGCCCAGCAGGTCCACGGTCAGCGTTGGATGTCGGGGCCCCCGAACGCGGCGAGCTCTTCCCTGGTCGGGAGCCCGTCGCAGTCGCCCGGGACCGTGACCGCGTAGCTGCCCATATCCACCGCCTGCCGGAGCCGGTCCGCCGGCGCGGCCTCCTCGAGCCACCCGGCGAGGTATCCGGCGACGAACGCGTCCCCCGCGCCGACGGGGTCGACCACCGTCACGCGCCGCGCCTCCTGCGCGTAGACGCGACCGGCCGCGAGCGCGACCGCACCGGACTCCCCTGTCTTCACGACCGCCTCCTGGGCTCCCATCGCGACCAGCCGGGCGGCGAGCGCATCCGGCTCGGCCTGGCTGCCCAGGATCATCGACGCCTCCTCGGCGGTCGCGAAGACGATGTCGCTTCGGCCGACGAGCTCCCGCAGGACGGGCACCGCCTCGTCTGTCCCCCACAGGGCGGACCGGTGGTTCACATCGACGCTGATCAGGACATCCGCCTTCCGGGCGATGTCACAGGCGAGCCAGACGGCGGCCGCGGCCCTCTCGCTGAGGGCCGGCGTGATCCCGGTCAGGTGCAGGACGGCGGCCGACCGGATCAGGTCCGGGTCCAGGTGCCCGGCCTCGATCCGCGACGCGGCGCTCCCCCTGCGGTAGTAGACGACGCGGACCGTCTCCGAGGTCCGGCGCTCCTTGAGCATCAGACCGGTGGGTTCCGTGCGGGACCAGGTCACACCGCGGACGTCCACCTGCTCCGCCCGCAGGCGTTCCACGATCATCCGGCCCAGCTCGTCGTCTCCCAGCCTCCCGCACCAGGCCGACGCGATCCCGAGCCGGCGCAGGCCGACCGCCACGTTCGACTCGGCTCCAGCCACGGACAGCGAGAAGGTCCGGGCCGCGCGGAGCGGACCGACCTGCTCCGAGGTGAGCAGAGCCATGGCCTCGCCGAACGTCACGACGGAGGGCGCCGTCACCTGACGGCTCCGAGGACCGCGGCCGCCCGGTCGGCCAGCGCCCGCATATCGCCGGTCCGCAGCGCGTCCACGAGGAGCGAGGAGCCCAGCCCCACGGCGGCCGCCCCCGCGTCCAGGTACGCGCGGACCTCGCCGATCTCGACCCCCCCGGTGGGCACGAGGACGAGGTCCGGGAGCGGGGCGAGGATCTGGCGGATGAACGACGGGCCGTCCGGGCGGGAGGGGAACACCTTGCAGGCGGTGGCGCCGGCGCGGGTTGCGGCGACCATCTCCGTCGGGGTGGCCGTCCCCGGCACGGCGGGCACCCCCGCGCGCACGCACGCCTCGATCATCGCCACGTCCACGATCGGGGAGACGCAGAAGGCGGCTCCCGCGTCCACCGCGCGGCGGACGTCCCGCTCGTCGAGCACCGTCCCCGCACCCACATGCACCCGATCGCCGTGTCTGCGCCGCGCCTCCGAGATCGCCTGCTCGGCTCCGGGCGTCGTCAGCGTGACCTCCACGGTGTGCATCCCCGCGCCCACGACGGCGTCGATGGCGTCGGCGACCAGGGCGCCGTCGGACGCGCGCAGGATCGCGAAGACGCGCTGTTCGAGGAAGGCAGGCAGGTCGGGCACCGCTCCCAACACTAACCGGGCGACGGCGGGTGTACGGTACCCGGAGGTCCAGCGAGAGGAGGGGTCCATGAGGTCGGCGGTGCGGGCGATGGTGGCTCTCGGAGTGGTGGTCGGGGCGGCGTGGCCCCTCGCGGTCGGCGCGCAGGGGTCGCCGTCGGTGCGCATCACGGCGCCGCGGGACGGGGCGACGGTCCGGGGGCCGCAGGTGGAGGTCCGGGTCCAGGTGCAGAACTTCCGGACGGTGGACGGGGGGACGGAGGTCCGTCCGGGCGAAGGGCACGCCCACATCCTCGTGAACCAGCAGGCGCCGCGGCCGGGAGAGCCGGTCCCGCAGGGAGAGGGGTACGTCCACCTGGGGAGCGCGCCGTACGACCGGCGGACGATCGACCTGCCGCCCGGACGCCACACGCTCACCGCCGTCCTGGGAGACTCCGCGCACCGCGTCCTCGACCCGGTCGCGGCTCACACGGTCACCGTCACCGTGCAGGACACCTCCCCCGCCGCGCCGACACGGCCCGCGAACACCGGGGACGGCTCGCTCGCCAGCGAGGGTCCTCCGCTCGCGGTCGTGATGGTGCTGCTGCTGGGGCTGGGAGCCGTGGCCGCGCGAGTGGTGAGGGCGCGGATCTAGGCGGGTGTCCACGTTCGAGGGGGAGGTCCAGGAGCTCGCCCGCCGCATCACGCAGGCGGGAGCCTCGGAGCGCACACGCGTCTTCAAGATGTCGTGGGCGTCCGAGCGGATGCTCGACTGGGCGATGGCCAACCCCGCCTTCAAGACGCAGCTCTTCCGCTTCGTGGACGTCTTCCCCGCCTGCCGCGACGACGCCGACGTCCTCCGCCACCTCGAGGAGTACTTCGAGGGGGTCGACGCGCCGTCGCTCCTGGAGTTCGGACTCGACGCAGCGGCGCACGTCCCGTTCGGCCGGCGGATCACCGCGTCTATCGCGCGGCGCAACATCGAGCGGATGGCGAACCAGTTCATCGCCGGGTCCACCCCCGCCGAGGCGCTCCCCCGGCTCGAGCGGCTCTGGCGGGTCGGGGAGGCCTCCACCGTCGACCTGCTCGGGGAGAAGACGGTCACCGACGCGGAGGGCGAGCGATACGCGCAGCGCGTCCTCGAGATGATGGACGCGCTGGTCGCGGGGACCGCCTCCTGGTCCGACGACCCGCAGCTCGAGCGCGACCCGTGGGGGGATGTCCCTCGGGTGAACGTGTCCGTGAAGGCCACGGCGCTCTCACCGTTCTTCGCCCCCCTCACGGGAGACCGCGGGATAGAGGACGCCTACCGGCGGCTGCGGCCGACGCTCGAACGCGCCAGGGAGGCGGGCGCGACCGTCCATATCGACACGGAGCACTACGACGTGAAGGACCTGACCTTCGAGCTCGTCCGGCGCATCGGCGAGGACCACCCGGACGGACCGCAGATCGGGTGCGTCGTCCAGGCCTACCTGAAAGACTCCCACGACGACCTGGCCTCGTTGATCGAGTGGTCCGGACGGACCCTGCGCACCCCGCTGCAGATCCGGCTCGTGAAGGGCGCCTACTGGGACTACGAGACGATCCACGCGACGGCGGAGGGGTGGCCGGTCCCCGTCTACGAGGAGAAGGACCAGACGGACGCCAACTACGAGCGCTGCGTCGAGACGCTGCTCGACGGGGCCGGCCGGGTGCGTCCTGCGTTCGCGAGCCACAACGTCCGGTCGCTCGCGTACGCGATCGCGGCCGCCCGGGCGCGCGGGCTGCACGACACCGCCATCGAGCTGCAGCTCCTGTACGGCATGGCGGAGCCGGTCCATGCTGCGCTGCGGCGCTTCGGGCTCCGCGTCCGCGTTTACGCGCCGGTCGGCGAGCTCGTGCCCGGGATGGCCTACCTCGTCCGGCGCCTCCTCGAGAACACGTCCAACGAGTCGTTCATCCGGCACCGGTTCGCCGAGGGGAAGGCGCTCGACCAGCTGATCGCCCCACCCGACCCGGGCCCCCTGCCCGTCCTCCCCGCGCCGGAGCCGCTGGACCGGCTCACCGACCCGGACGCCGCACCCGACTTCGTGAACGAGCCGCCCGCCGAGTTCCGCCGAGGGGCGGTCCGCGACCGGATGCGCGAGGCCGTGGCCGGTGTCCGGCTCGGGTTCGAGGTGCCGGCGATCGTCGGCGGCGAGCGGATCCGGACCGCGGGCCGCATCGACTCGGTCGACCCAGGCGACCACGGCCGGCTCGTCTGCACGTCGGCGCGCGCCGGGACCGACCTGGCCGACCGAGCCGTCGAGCTCGCCAAGGAGGCGTTCCCGGCCTGGCGGAGCACACCCGCCCGGGAGAGGGGACGCGTGATGTTCCGCGCGGCGGCGACGATGCGCCGCCGGCGCCTCGAGCTCGCCTCGCTCATCTGCTACGAGGCCGGAAAGCCCTGGGCCGAGGCCGACGGCGACGTCGCGGAGGCGATCGACTTCCTCGAGTACTACGGGAGGCAGGCGATCAAGCTCTCCGAGGGGGTCCCCGTCCTGCAGCTGCCCGGGGAGACGAACACGTACCGCTACCAGCCGCGGGGCGTGGGAGCGGTCATCTCCCCCTGGAACTTCCCGTTGGCGATCCCCACCGGGCAGGTCGCCGCGCCGCTGGTTACCGGCAACTGCGTGGTGTTCAAGCCGGCCGAGCAGACCCCGGGCGTCGCCCTGCAGCTCGTCGAGATCCTCCACGCCGCGGGCTGCCCCCCGGATGTCCTCGCCTTCCTGCCCGGGATCGGGGAGGAGGTCGGCGCGCACCTCGTCGACCACCCGGACGTGTCGTTCGTCAACTTCACCGGCTCGAAGGCGGTGGGTCTGCGCATCGTCGAGCGAGCGGCGATCCACCGGCCCGGACAGGAGCACGTGAAGCGCGTGGTCGCCGAGATGGGAGGCAAGAACGCGCTGCTGGTGGACACCGACGCCGACCTCGACCAGGCCGTGCCGGCCATCGTCTCGAGCGCGTTCGGCTACGCCGGACAGAAGTGCTCGGCCGCCTCCCGGGTCATCGGGATCGGACCCGTCTTCGACGAGCTCGTGGACCGCCTCGTGGGAGCCTCCCGGGTGATACCCGTCGGACACGCCACGGAGATGTCCACCGTCACCGGCCCCGTCATCGACGCGGACGCGTACGAGAGGTTCGGCACGTACCGGGAGCTGGCGGACAAGGAGGGGGACGTCGTCCTCGCGCGCGATGACGTCCCGGACGGCGGCTGGTACGCGGGACCGACGCTCATGCTCACCGACAACCCCCGGTGCCGGACCGCCACCGAGGAGATCTTCGGACCCCTGGCCGTCGTCATGCGGGCCGACGACTTCGACCACGCCCTCGCCCTGGCCAACGACAGCCCGTACGCGCTGACCGGCGGGCTCTTCTCGCGCTCGCCGGTGAACATCAGGCGCGCGACCGAGTCGTTCCGGGCCGGGAACCTGTACATCAACCGCTCGATCACGGGAGCCCTCGTCGGGCGGCAGCCCTTCGGCGGGTTCGGCCTGTCGGGCGTGGGCTCGAAGGCCGGGGGCCCCGACTACCTGCTGCAGTTCGTGGAGCCGCGGGTCGTGACGGAGAACACGATCCGCCAGGGCTTCGCCCCGCTCGACGACTGAGCTAGATCTCGACGATCTCGCGCAGGGCGGCGGCGATGTCCGACGCCTGCGGGAGGATCGCGTCCTCGAGCTTGGGCTCGTAGGCCACCCACGTGTCCAGGGCCGTCACCCGCTTCACGGGGGCGTCGAGGTCCCAGAACAGGTTCTCGGTGATCCAGGCGGCGATCTCGGCTCCGAACCCAGCCGTCTGCGTGTCCTCGTGCACGACGACCACCCGGCTCGTCTTGCGGATCGACTCGGCCACGATCTCCTTGTCCCAGGGGGAGATCGTGCGCAGATCGATGATCTCGACCGACACGTCCTCCCGCGCGAGCTCCTTCGCCGCCTGCGCTGACCGCCACACGGTTGCCCCGTAGGTGACGACCGTGACGTCGTCGCCGCGCTGGACGTAGGTCCCCTTCCCGAACGGGATCACGTAGTCGTCGTCGGGGTAGGGGTCGCGGTTGTGCATCTGCCGGTACAGGTGCTTGTGCTCGCAGAACAGGACCGGGTCGTTCGCGTGGCGGAAGGCGTAGCGGAGCAGCCCGACCGCGTCGCGGGCCCGCGACGGGAAGCAGACGTGGATCCCGGGGGTGTGGGCGAAGATCGACTCCCCGCACTGGCTGTGCCAGATCGACCCGCCCTGGAGGTAGCCGCCGGTCGCCACGCGGATCACCATCGGCGAGCTGAAGGCGCCGTTGGAGCGCCAGCGGATGGTCGCCGCCTCCGTGCGTATCTGGGTCATCGCCGGCCAGATGTAGTCGAAGAACTGGATCTCCGGACACGGCCGCAGGCCCCGCACGCCCTGCCCGACGGCCCGCCCGATGATGTTGGCCTCCGCGAGAGGCGTGTTGAACACCCGGGCCATCCCGTACTTGCGCTGGAGCCCGAACGTGATGCCGAAGACGCCTCCCTTGCCGCGCACATCGGCCAGGACGTCCTCGTACGCGTCCGCCACGTCCTCCCCGAACACCCGGATCCGCTCGTCGCGCCCCATCTCGTCGTGCAGGGTGCGGTTGATGGCGTCTCCCATCGTGATCGGGTCGCCCTCGCCGCCCGGCTCCCCCTCCGTGATCTCGGGGGGGAGCGGGTCCGTGAGGTGGTGCAGCACGGTGGCCGGGTCCGGACGGGGGGCCTCCAGCGCCTCGCGGCCGGCCTCCGCCACGATCTGCTTGGCCTCCTCGCGGATGGCGGCCGCCTCCTCGGCGGTCAGCACGCCCGAGCCGACGAGCTCGTTCTCGAGCTTGTTGATCGGGTCGTTGAGCGCCTCCTCCTCGAGATCGGCCGGCGTCCGGTACTTCTTCTGGTCGTCGGACATGGAGTGCGAGTAGGGACGGGTCACCCTGGCGTGGATCAGCGCGGGACCCTCACCGGCCCGGACCCGGGCGATCGCCTTCGCTCCCTTGCGGCGGACCTCGAAGTAGTCGGTGCCGTCGATCTTCGTGACCGCCAGCCCCCGGAACCCGCGGGCGATCTCGGAGATCGGCGCGGGGAACTGGTCGTCGGATCGCACCGAGATGGCGTAGCCGTTGTCGGCGACCACGAACAGCACCGGGAGGTGCAGGGTCGCGGCCGACGAGACGGCCTCCCAGAACTCCCCCTCCGCGCAGGCGCCCTCGCCGATCGACATGTAGACGACCTCGTCGGGGTGAGCCTTCAGGTGCTTCAACCCGGGCCGGCGGATTATGTAGCGGCCCGCCTCTGCGCACCCGACGGCGGGGTTCGCCTGGGAGGCGGTGGCGCTCGACTGGGTGACGACGTTGCGGTCGGCGAACCCCCAGTGGCAGGGCATCTGGCGCCCGCCGGAGGCGGGGTCGTCGGCGGCGCCGACCGCCTGGCGGAGGATGTCCGCGGGCGACACCCCGAGCCCGAGCATGAGGGCGCGGTCGCGGTAGTAGGGGAAGAACCAGTCCTTCGTGTGGTCGAGGTGGCGAGCCAGACCCAGGTAGAGCGACTCGTGACCGGCCCCGGAGATCTGGAAGAAGACCTTGCTCTGCTTGTGGAGCGTGATCTCCCGGTCGTCCAGGAACCGCGACATGCAGGCCAGCTTGAAGTCCTGGATGGCCTCCTCGGCCGGCACACCCCGGTGCTTACCCACGCGCTCCCTGGTCTCCATCCGTCCTCCCCGCGAGATGTCGGCGTACCAGCCTATCCGACGAGGGGGGCCGGACCGCCCTACGGCGGGAGGGACCCGGCGACCGCGTGCAGGAGCGACTCCTCGACGGTGCGTCCGTCCAGGAGCGAAGGGACGTCGTTCTGCAGGATGGCGAAGGTGGTCCGGTCGTCGAACCGTCCGGCCAGCCCGACCACCCCGGCGATCCACCCGGTCTTGCCGGTCAGGCGGCCCTCGAGGGGGGAGCCGACGAAGCGCTGGTTCAGCGTGCCGTTGCGGCCGGCGACCGCCAGCATCCCGCCGAGCTCCCCGACCGCGTCGATCGTCTCGGCGAGGGTCCGGCAGGTGGCCCGGTTGCCGGGGTGGAGCCCGGACCCGTCCCTCAACCCCAGGCCCGCGACGTCGATCCCGGCCGCCCCCAGGACATCGGTGACGGCACGGGCGCCCGCCTCGGTCGTGGCGGACCGGTGGACCCTCAACCCGACCTCCCGCAGGATCATCTCGGTGGCCATGTTGTCGCTCGCCTTCAGGACCCCCGTCAGGACCGCGCGCAGCGGCGCCGAACGCACCTCGGCCACCAGGCCCGAGTTGGGCGGAGCGGCACCCATGACGGGCTCCGCCGTCACATGCACGCCGCGCTCGCGCAGGAGGTTCACGAACATGCGGGCCGTGTCCAGGGGCGGATCCGCGAGCGAGGTGCGCGGCGGTGTCCAGGTGCTCCACCCCCCGTTCACCGAGAGAGCGCTGATCGGGCTCACCGTCCCGTCGAGGTAGGACGCCTTCCACCCCTCGACCGTGCGGACGAGCTCATGGCGTGTGTCGTCGGCCCGCACCGTCCCGTTCACGCGCCGCACGC
This window contains:
- a CDS encoding sugar kinase — its product is MTAPSVVTFGEAMALLTSEQVGPLRAARTFSLSVAGAESNVAVGLRRLGIASAWCGRLGDDELGRMIVERLRAEQVDVRGVTWSRTEPTGLMLKERRTSETVRVVYYRRGSAASRIEAGHLDPDLIRSAAVLHLTGITPALSERAAAAVWLACDIARKADVLISVDVNHRSALWGTDEAVPVLRELVGRSDIVFATAEEASMILGSQAEPDALAARLVAMGAQEAVVKTGESGAVALAAGRVYAQEARRVTVVDPVGAGDAFVAGYLAGWLEEAAPADRLRQAVDMGSYAVTVPGDCDGLPTREELAAFGGPDIQR
- a CDS encoding bifunctional 4-hydroxy-2-oxoglutarate aldolase/2-dehydro-3-deoxy-phosphogluconate aldolase, translating into MPDLPAFLEQRVFAILRASDGALVADAIDAVVGAGMHTVEVTLTTPGAEQAISEARRRHGDRVHVGAGTVLDERDVRRAVDAGAAFCVSPIVDVAMIEACVRAGVPAVPGTATPTEMVAATRAGATACKVFPSRPDGPSFIRQILAPLPDLVLVPTGGVEIGEVRAYLDAGAAAVGLGSSLLVDALRTGDMRALADRAAAVLGAVR
- a CDS encoding DUF4399 domain-containing protein codes for the protein MRSAVRAMVALGVVVGAAWPLAVGAQGSPSVRITAPRDGATVRGPQVEVRVQVQNFRTVDGGTEVRPGEGHAHILVNQQAPRPGEPVPQGEGYVHLGSAPYDRRTIDLPPGRHTLTAVLGDSAHRVLDPVAAHTVTVTVQDTSPAAPTRPANTGDGSLASEGPPLAVVMVLLLGLGAVAARVVRARI
- a CDS encoding proline dehydrogenase family protein translates to MSTFEGEVQELARRITQAGASERTRVFKMSWASERMLDWAMANPAFKTQLFRFVDVFPACRDDADVLRHLEEYFEGVDAPSLLEFGLDAAAHVPFGRRITASIARRNIERMANQFIAGSTPAEALPRLERLWRVGEASTVDLLGEKTVTDAEGERYAQRVLEMMDALVAGTASWSDDPQLERDPWGDVPRVNVSVKATALSPFFAPLTGDRGIEDAYRRLRPTLERAREAGATVHIDTEHYDVKDLTFELVRRIGEDHPDGPQIGCVVQAYLKDSHDDLASLIEWSGRTLRTPLQIRLVKGAYWDYETIHATAEGWPVPVYEEKDQTDANYERCVETLLDGAGRVRPAFASHNVRSLAYAIAAARARGLHDTAIELQLLYGMAEPVHAALRRFGLRVRVYAPVGELVPGMAYLVRRLLENTSNESFIRHRFAEGKALDQLIAPPDPGPLPVLPAPEPLDRLTDPDAAPDFVNEPPAEFRRGAVRDRMREAVAGVRLGFEVPAIVGGERIRTAGRIDSVDPGDHGRLVCTSARAGTDLADRAVELAKEAFPAWRSTPARERGRVMFRAAATMRRRRLELASLICYEAGKPWAEADGDVAEAIDFLEYYGRQAIKLSEGVPVLQLPGETNTYRYQPRGVGAVISPWNFPLAIPTGQVAAPLVTGNCVVFKPAEQTPGVALQLVEILHAAGCPPDVLAFLPGIGEEVGAHLVDHPDVSFVNFTGSKAVGLRIVERAAIHRPGQEHVKRVVAEMGGKNALLVDTDADLDQAVPAIVSSAFGYAGQKCSAASRVIGIGPVFDELVDRLVGASRVIPVGHATEMSTVTGPVIDADAYERFGTYRELADKEGDVVLARDDVPDGGWYAGPTLMLTDNPRCRTATEEIFGPLAVVMRADDFDHALALANDSPYALTGGLFSRSPVNIRRATESFRAGNLYINRSITGALVGRQPFGGFGLSGVGSKAGGPDYLLQFVEPRVVTENTIRQGFAPLDD
- a CDS encoding thiamine pyrophosphate-dependent enzyme, encoding METRERVGKHRGVPAEEAIQDFKLACMSRFLDDREITLHKQSKVFFQISGAGHESLYLGLARHLDHTKDWFFPYYRDRALMLGLGVSPADILRQAVGAADDPASGGRQMPCHWGFADRNVVTQSSATASQANPAVGCAEAGRYIIRRPGLKHLKAHPDEVVYMSIGEGACAEGEFWEAVSSAATLHLPVLFVVADNGYAISVRSDDQFPAPISEIARGFRGLAVTKIDGTDYFEVRRKGAKAIARVRAGEGPALIHARVTRPYSHSMSDDQKKYRTPADLEEEALNDPINKLENELVGSGVLTAEEAAAIREEAKQIVAEAGREALEAPRPDPATVLHHLTDPLPPEITEGEPGGEGDPITMGDAINRTLHDEMGRDERIRVFGEDVADAYEDVLADVRGKGGVFGITFGLQRKYGMARVFNTPLAEANIIGRAVGQGVRGLRPCPEIQFFDYIWPAMTQIRTEAATIRWRSNGAFSSPMVIRVATGGYLQGGSIWHSQCGESIFAHTPGIHVCFPSRARDAVGLLRYAFRHANDPVLFCEHKHLYRQMHNRDPYPDDDYVIPFGKGTYVQRGDDVTVVTYGATVWRSAQAAKELAREDVSVEIIDLRTISPWDKEIVAESIRKTSRVVVVHEDTQTAGFGAEIAAWITENLFWDLDAPVKRVTALDTWVAYEPKLEDAILPQASDIAAALREIVEI
- the dacB gene encoding D-alanyl-D-alanine carboxypeptidase/D-alanyl-D-alanine-endopeptidase, translating into MRLFTNRPLAVSLVVLVISLGTLGSRAAAPAALEARRVVAAPVPTPAPELPVAAAVAAPADGPVWTPVQAAAEAGLAGRQACLVVRRDGRTVAAHQPDTPLATASTQKLLVAAAALRALGPEHRFTTTVRGTPVVDGAVDDLWLVGGGDPMLATPAYAAYLPTTPRWQDHPPTSLAALADSIVAAGVRRVNGTVRADDTRHELVRTVEGWKASYLDGTVSPISALSVNGGWSTWTPPRTSLADPPLDTARMFVNLLRERGVHVTAEPVMGAAPPNSGLVAEVRSAPLRAVLTGVLKASDNMATEMILREVGLRVHRSATTEAGARAVTDVLGAAGIDVAGLGLRDGSGLHPGNRATCRTLAETIDAVGELGGMLAVAGRNGTLNQRFVGSPLEGRLTGKTGWIAGVVGLAGRFDDRTTFAILQNDVPSLLDGRTVEESLLHAVAGSLPP